The following coding sequences are from one Deltaproteobacteria bacterium window:
- the pckA gene encoding phosphoenolpyruvate carboxykinase (ATP), with product MAGNGRKRKSQDLGAHGIVNTGTVWWNLSTPSLYEHALQRREGLLAHRGPLVVHTGEYTGRSPNDRFFVREPSSEKDIAWGKINLPFDEWNYDALRFHLLAYLQGQELFVQDCFVGADPDYRVPIRIVTQTAWHSLFARNMFLHEPDPARLARHVPAFTVIDVPGFHARPGRDGTRSEVFILIHMGRREVLIGGTLYAGEIKKAVFTVMSYLLPPKGVLPMHGSANCSADGNGAAVLFGLSGTGKTTLSADPERTLIGDDEHGWSDKGIFNFEGGCYAKAIRLSPGTEPEIYATTRRFGTILENVVMDTATRHLDLSDDSLTENTRASYPLSHIPKAMRVGVAGHPRNIVMLTADAFGVLPPVARLTPAQAKYQFLSGYTAKVAGTERGIVEPQATFSACFGAPFMVRNPVAYAKLLGDKIMKHDTKVWLINTGWSGGPFGVGSRISLPHTRAILRAALSGELDAAEMAEEPFFGLIVPRECPGVPKEVLNPRDTWKDPKAYDAQASKLGKMFEENFARFAGDVSPEVRAAGMRKAS from the coding sequence ATGGCGGGCAACGGGAGAAAAAGAAAATCGCAGGACCTGGGGGCGCATGGCATCGTAAATACGGGCACTGTCTGGTGGAACCTTTCCACGCCATCACTATATGAACATGCGCTGCAGCGGAGGGAAGGGTTGCTGGCGCATCGCGGACCGCTGGTCGTCCATACGGGAGAGTACACCGGCCGCTCTCCGAACGATAGGTTCTTCGTCCGGGAGCCCTCGAGCGAAAAGGATATAGCGTGGGGGAAAATCAATCTCCCGTTCGACGAATGGAACTACGACGCCTTGCGCTTCCATCTCCTCGCCTATCTCCAGGGACAGGAGCTTTTCGTTCAGGATTGTTTCGTGGGGGCGGATCCCGACTATCGTGTTCCGATCCGGATCGTGACGCAGACGGCCTGGCACAGCCTGTTCGCCCGGAACATGTTCCTTCACGAACCGGACCCTGCACGGCTTGCGCGGCATGTCCCGGCGTTCACGGTGATCGATGTCCCTGGGTTCCATGCGAGGCCCGGACGGGACGGCACCCGCTCCGAGGTCTTCATCCTGATACACATGGGACGCCGCGAAGTCCTCATCGGCGGAACGCTGTACGCGGGGGAAATCAAAAAGGCCGTCTTCACGGTGATGAGCTATCTCCTTCCGCCGAAGGGAGTCCTCCCGATGCACGGCTCCGCCAACTGCAGCGCGGACGGAAACGGCGCGGCGGTCCTTTTCGGGCTATCGGGGACGGGAAAAACCACCTTGTCCGCCGACCCGGAGCGGACGCTGATAGGCGACGACGAACATGGATGGAGCGACAAGGGGATCTTCAATTTCGAGGGGGGGTGCTACGCAAAGGCGATCCGGCTATCCCCCGGGACGGAACCGGAGATCTACGCGACGACCCGCCGGTTCGGCACCATTCTCGAGAACGTGGTCATGGATACGGCGACGCGCCACCTCGACCTTTCCGACGATTCGTTGACGGAAAACACGCGTGCGTCCTACCCCCTCTCCCACATTCCCAAGGCGATGCGCGTGGGGGTCGCGGGCCATCCCCGGAATATCGTGATGCTGACGGCGGACGCTTTCGGCGTGCTTCCGCCGGTCGCCCGCCTGACCCCGGCGCAGGCGAAATACCAGTTCCTCTCGGGTTACACGGCCAAGGTGGCCGGGACCGAACGCGGCATAGTCGAGCCGCAGGCCACTTTCAGCGCCTGTTTCGGCGCGCCGTTTATGGTCAGGAATCCGGTCGCATACGCCAAGCTTCTCGGCGATAAGATCATGAAGCACGATACCAAGGTCTGGCTTATCAATACGGGCTGGAGCGGCGGGCCTTTCGGCGTCGGGAGCAGGATCAGCCTTCCCCACACCCGCGCAATCCTGCGGGCGGCGCTGTCCGGCGAGCTCGATGCGGCGGAAATGGCCGAAGAACCGTTTTTCGGCCTTATCGTTCCACGGGAATGTCCGGGCGTGCCGAAGGAAGTGCTGAACCCCCGGGATACGTGGAAAGACCCGAAGGCGTACGATGCGCAGGCAAGCAAGCTCGGGAAGATGTTCGAGGAAAATTTCGCCCGGTTCGCCGGCGATGTTTCACCCGAAGTGCGTGCCGCGGGGATGCGCAAGGCGTCGTGA